In Bacillus sp. DX3.1, the following proteins share a genomic window:
- the mreC gene encoding rod shape-determining protein MreC: MPQFFLNKRLIVLLVSIILLVALIGISLKERNSLTWPEQFVKDTVGVVERVFQKPANYVAGFFENVEDVKRTYEENKTLKEKLDKYAELSVKVKDLEKDNAKLRETIDKKDSLRDYKPIQATVIARNPDKWYDLIGIDRGAQQGIQKDMAVMTSKGLVGRVKSVSQFTSTVELLSSMNRTNRISAVVEGQDRIFGLIEGYDKEKQTLIFTKIPSDVKVEKDQTVVTSGLSDIFPKGLVIGKIVDVAPDPYGLTQTAYVKPAADLNDVDHIMVTKRVMPSAVLEQ; encoded by the coding sequence GTGCCACAGTTTTTCTTAAACAAAAGATTAATTGTTTTGTTAGTTAGTATTATTCTTCTCGTGGCATTGATTGGAATCTCATTGAAAGAACGGAACAGTTTAACATGGCCAGAGCAGTTTGTAAAAGATACTGTCGGTGTTGTAGAGCGTGTATTCCAAAAGCCAGCGAATTATGTTGCCGGATTCTTTGAGAATGTAGAAGATGTAAAGCGCACGTATGAAGAAAATAAAACACTAAAAGAAAAATTAGATAAGTATGCGGAGTTATCCGTAAAAGTAAAAGATTTAGAAAAAGATAATGCAAAGCTACGTGAAACAATCGATAAAAAAGATTCTCTTCGCGACTATAAGCCGATTCAAGCAACTGTCATCGCACGCAATCCAGATAAATGGTATGACTTAATCGGGATTGATAGAGGAGCGCAGCAAGGAATCCAAAAGGATATGGCTGTTATGACTTCAAAAGGACTAGTCGGAAGAGTAAAAAGTGTTTCTCAATTTACATCAACAGTAGAATTATTGAGTTCAATGAATCGAACAAATCGTATTTCTGCTGTCGTGGAAGGACAAGATCGTATTTTTGGATTAATAGAAGGATACGACAAGGAAAAACAAACGCTTATTTTCACAAAAATTCCATCTGACGTAAAAGTAGAAAAAGATCAAACGGTTGTGACGTCCGGATTAAGTGATATTTTCCCGAAAGGATTAGTAATCGGGAAAATTGTAGATGTTGCACCAGATCCATATGGATTAACACAAACAGCTTACGTAAAACCTGCAGCGGATTTAAATGACGTAGACCATATTATGGTTACAAAGAGAGTTATGCCGTCAGCAGTGTTAGAACAGTAA
- the mreB gene encoding cell shape-determining protein MreB, with amino-acid sequence MFGFGGFTRDLGIDLGTANTLVYVKGKGVVLREPSVVALQTDTKQIVAVGGDAKQMIGRTPGNVVALRPMKDGVIADYETTAVMMKYYIQQAQKSNGFFSRKPYVMVCVPSGITAVERRAVIDATRQAGARDAYPIEEPFAAAIGANLPVWEPTGSMVVDIGGGTTEVAIISLGGIVTSQSVRVAGDDMDDSIIQYIKKGYNLMIGERTAEALKLEIGSAGEPEGIEPMEIRGRDLVSGLPKTVLIKPEEIAEALKDTVDAIVESVKNTLEKTPPELAADIMDRGIVLTGGGALLRNLDKVISDETKMPVLVAENPLDCVAIGTGKALDNIDLFKNAR; translated from the coding sequence ATGTTTGGATTTGGTGGTTTTACTCGTGATCTTGGGATAGATTTAGGAACAGCGAATACGCTTGTATACGTGAAAGGAAAAGGTGTGGTTCTACGCGAACCTTCCGTTGTAGCATTGCAAACGGATACGAAACAAATCGTGGCAGTTGGTGGCGATGCGAAACAAATGATTGGTCGTACACCAGGAAACGTAGTGGCTCTTCGTCCGATGAAAGATGGTGTAATTGCTGATTATGAAACAACAGCAGTAATGATGAAATACTATATTCAACAAGCACAAAAATCAAATGGATTTTTCTCTCGTAAACCTTACGTAATGGTATGTGTACCATCGGGTATTACTGCGGTAGAAAGACGTGCAGTAATTGATGCAACTCGCCAAGCAGGCGCGCGTGATGCATATCCAATTGAAGAACCGTTTGCGGCAGCAATCGGTGCAAACTTACCTGTTTGGGAACCAACAGGAAGTATGGTTGTTGATATCGGTGGCGGTACAACAGAAGTTGCAATTATCTCTTTAGGCGGGATTGTAACAAGTCAATCTGTTCGTGTTGCTGGTGATGATATGGATGATTCAATTATTCAATACATTAAAAAAGGTTATAACTTAATGATCGGGGAAAGAACAGCAGAAGCATTAAAATTAGAAATAGGTTCTGCTGGCGAGCCAGAAGGTATTGAACCAATGGAAATTCGCGGCCGTGATTTAGTAAGTGGTTTACCAAAAACAGTTTTAATTAAACCTGAAGAAATTGCAGAAGCATTAAAAGATACAGTAGATGCAATTGTAGAATCTGTTAAGAATACATTAGAAAAAACGCCACCTGAATTAGCAGCGGATATTATGGACCGTGGAATTGTATTAACAGGTGGTGGCGCATTACTTCGCAACTTGGACAAAGTAATTAGTGATGAAACGAAAATGCCAGTTCTTGTTGCAGAAAATCCATTGGATTGTGTAGCGATTGGAACAGGTAAAGCGTTAGATAATATCGATCTTTTCAAAAATGCTCGATAA
- the radC gene encoding DNA repair protein RadC — protein sequence MNGIRDVLKEEQPRERILLEGADSLSNRELLAVLLRTGSKDESVLTLAGRILHHFDGLRMLKDATIEEMTSLHGVGLAKASQLIAAFELGRRMVRLEYQNRYSIRSPEDCASYMMEEMRFLQQEHFVCLYLNTKNQVVHRQTVFIGSLNVSIVHPREVFKEAFRRAAASIICLHNHPSGDPAPSREDIEVTKRLVECGRIIGIEVLDHIIIGDHKFVSLKEKGHI from the coding sequence ATGAACGGCATTCGTGATGTTTTGAAAGAGGAACAGCCACGGGAGCGTATATTGCTAGAAGGGGCAGACAGTTTATCGAATAGAGAACTTCTCGCTGTTTTACTTAGAACTGGTTCCAAAGACGAATCAGTTCTAACATTAGCGGGTCGAATTTTGCATCATTTTGATGGATTACGAATGTTAAAAGATGCTACAATAGAAGAGATGACAAGCCTTCATGGTGTAGGATTAGCGAAAGCATCTCAGCTTATTGCTGCCTTTGAACTCGGAAGAAGAATGGTACGCTTAGAGTATCAAAATAGATATAGCATTCGTAGTCCAGAAGATTGTGCAAGTTACATGATGGAAGAGATGCGTTTTTTACAACAAGAGCATTTCGTTTGTTTGTACTTAAATACGAAAAATCAAGTGGTACATCGTCAAACAGTTTTTATCGGGAGTCTAAATGTCTCAATTGTACATCCGCGCGAGGTGTTCAAGGAAGCCTTTCGCCGTGCAGCAGCCTCTATTATATGTCTTCATAACCATCCTTCAGGCGATCCAGCGCCGAGCCGCGAAGATATTGAAGTAACAAAACGATTAGTAGAATGCGGAAGGATTATTGGGATTGAAGTCTTGGATCATATTATTATTGGCGACCATAAATTCGTGAGTTTAAAGGAAAAAGGTCATATTTAA
- a CDS encoding Maf family protein produces MKNLILASGSPRRKELLELVDISFEIVVSEVEETIGAYSSPADIVMSLALQKASAVAETYGDNIVLGADTIVTYESRILGKPADEAEAKEMLQLLSGKTHEVYTGVALVSKEKTTTFYERTEVTFWDLTEEEIDAYIRTKEPLDKAGSYGIQGKGAVFVHHMQGDYYSVVGLPIARLVRELKQFDSDAPHA; encoded by the coding sequence ATGAAAAATCTTATTTTAGCTTCTGGGTCCCCTCGTCGTAAGGAACTACTTGAACTTGTAGATATATCTTTTGAAATTGTTGTGAGTGAAGTAGAAGAAACAATTGGTGCGTATTCATCGCCTGCTGATATCGTAATGTCGCTTGCTTTACAAAAAGCATCGGCTGTAGCAGAAACATATGGAGATAACATTGTATTAGGAGCGGATACAATTGTTACATACGAGTCGCGTATTCTTGGAAAGCCTGCTGATGAGGCTGAAGCAAAAGAAATGTTGCAGCTGTTATCAGGAAAAACACATGAAGTATATACAGGTGTTGCACTTGTTTCAAAGGAAAAAACAACAACTTTTTATGAGCGTACAGAAGTAACATTTTGGGATTTAACAGAAGAGGAAATCGATGCGTATATCCGAACGAAAGAGCCCCTTGATAAAGCTGGAAGCTACGGTATTCAAGGAAAGGGAGCAGTTTTTGTTCATCATATGCAAGGCGATTACTATAGTGTAGTTGGTTTGCCAATCGCGCGTCTCGTTCGTGAATTAAAACAATTCGATAGCGATGCGCCCCATGCGTAA
- a CDS encoding stage II sporulation protein B has protein sequence MDKQSRTISIKVNGTEAKYEEKKEKEEFDWMLVDGAPPHNVVPFQKTKLSSVKKYKKKWSSAIIVTVATAIVIGTFFGMGMLHLLTGQKSGEERVATVTSTEKNGGTEQKEPVGEEKKEEAKPNTGSAAALAPLTLYFVQGGLYSTQEKGQASLEEWKENGNAAAMKPTDDKYSLVVGIASDEASVDKLMAQYKKDGISVVKKKWEITDQALLKNDKEYGSLLVKLQSICAHFVKYMSDVQAGSKGNQKEMAAIENEWKAIKKEGDAIKREDIKKLYTYASVAVQTIKEEKNDKETIAKLNQVVIDSLLSYEKMVSQKVK, from the coding sequence ATGGACAAGCAATCACGAACAATCTCAATTAAGGTAAATGGAACGGAAGCAAAGTACGAAGAGAAGAAGGAAAAAGAAGAGTTTGATTGGATGCTGGTAGACGGTGCGCCACCACATAATGTGGTACCATTTCAAAAAACAAAATTATCTTCAGTGAAAAAATATAAAAAGAAATGGAGCAGTGCAATTATCGTAACAGTTGCGACTGCTATAGTAATTGGTACATTTTTTGGTATGGGAATGCTACATCTTTTAACAGGACAAAAATCGGGTGAAGAACGGGTGGCAACGGTAACAAGTACAGAAAAGAATGGTGGAACAGAACAAAAAGAGCCAGTAGGTGAAGAGAAAAAAGAAGAAGCAAAACCAAATACAGGAAGTGCTGCTGCCTTAGCACCCCTCACGTTGTATTTCGTCCAAGGGGGATTGTATTCTACACAAGAAAAAGGACAGGCATCGCTTGAAGAATGGAAAGAGAATGGGAATGCTGCAGCTATGAAACCAACTGATGATAAATATTCACTTGTAGTTGGAATTGCAAGTGATGAGGCATCTGTAGATAAATTAATGGCACAATATAAGAAAGACGGCATATCGGTCGTGAAAAAGAAATGGGAAATTACGGATCAGGCATTGTTAAAGAATGATAAAGAATATGGTTCATTGCTTGTAAAGTTACAGTCCATATGTGCACATTTTGTGAAATATATGTCTGATGTACAAGCTGGGAGTAAAGGCAATCAAAAAGAAATGGCGGCGATTGAAAATGAATGGAAGGCGATTAAAAAAGAGGGCGATGCTATTAAACGAGAGGATATAAAAAAACTATATACGTATGCATCGGTGGCCGTGCAGACGATAAAAGAGGAGAAAAATGATAAGGAGACGATAGCAAAATTAAATCAAGTTGTAATTGATAGTTTGCTTTCTTATGAAAAAATGGTTTCGCAAAAAGTGAAATAA
- a CDS encoding folylpolyglutamate synthase/dihydrofolate synthase family protein: MVHTYEEAIEWIHSRLKFGIKPGLERMQWMLGELGNPERHIKCVHLAGTNGKGSTLTYMRYMFEAADYKVGTFTSPYIETFNERIGINGMPITDAEITELVNMVKPVVEKLDETDLGEATEFEIITAMAICYFGKMNFCDIVLFETGLGGRFDSTNVVHPVLTVITNIGHDHMHILGDTLAEIAYEKAGIIKSGVPVITGVQEQEALQVIQDVAKEKKAKLYGLGQQFTAVHQRSDEDGEHFAFSCPFSSYEEVRIAMKGSHQVRNAALALMAIMYIKTYQSFLIEEEQIRIGLSEAYWIGRFEQLQNNPDVIIDGAHNPEGITSLVETVRAHYKHKKVVVLFTALGDKQLDKMVGELETIADELIFTTFTFDRAISAEQLAAYSHKESKEVFENWQEAIDTKMRALQENDVFIITGSLYFISEVRKYIRERTRQ, from the coding sequence ATGGTACATACATATGAGGAAGCAATAGAATGGATTCATAGCCGATTAAAGTTTGGCATTAAGCCAGGATTAGAACGCATGCAGTGGATGTTAGGGGAGCTTGGGAATCCAGAACGCCATATAAAATGTGTTCATCTTGCCGGAACGAATGGAAAAGGTTCAACTTTAACATATATGCGTTACATGTTTGAGGCAGCAGATTATAAAGTTGGGACGTTTACTTCTCCATATATTGAAACGTTTAATGAACGCATTGGCATTAACGGCATGCCCATTACTGATGCAGAAATTACAGAACTAGTAAACATGGTGAAGCCTGTTGTTGAAAAATTAGATGAGACAGATTTAGGAGAAGCGACAGAATTTGAAATTATTACAGCGATGGCGATATGTTACTTTGGTAAAATGAATTTCTGTGACATCGTCTTGTTTGAGACAGGGCTGGGTGGTCGCTTTGATTCTACAAATGTCGTTCATCCCGTACTTACTGTTATTACAAATATCGGTCATGATCATATGCATATTTTAGGAGATACGTTAGCGGAAATCGCCTATGAAAAAGCGGGGATTATTAAATCTGGTGTCCCTGTTATAACGGGGGTTCAAGAGCAAGAAGCATTGCAGGTTATTCAAGACGTTGCAAAGGAAAAAAAGGCGAAACTCTATGGACTTGGACAGCAGTTTACAGCGGTGCATCAACGTTCCGATGAAGATGGAGAGCATTTTGCATTTTCTTGCCCGTTTTCTTCGTATGAAGAAGTTCGCATTGCAATGAAAGGAAGCCATCAAGTTCGTAATGCAGCACTCGCCCTTATGGCGATTATGTATATTAAGACATATCAATCATTTTTGATTGAAGAAGAGCAAATTCGAATAGGGTTAAGTGAGGCGTATTGGATTGGTCGTTTTGAACAGCTGCAGAACAATCCAGATGTCATTATCGATGGTGCTCATAACCCAGAAGGAATTACGAGTCTTGTTGAAACAGTTCGTGCTCATTACAAGCATAAAAAAGTCGTTGTTTTATTTACAGCACTTGGTGATAAACAGTTAGACAAAATGGTTGGAGAGTTAGAAACGATTGCGGATGAACTGATCTTTACAACATTTACATTTGATCGCGCTATTTCTGCTGAACAACTTGCAGCTTATTCGCATAAGGAATCGAAAGAAGTCTTTGAGAATTGGCAAGAAGCAATTGATACGAAGATGAGAGCACTTCAAGAAAATGATGTTTTCATTATAACGGGCTCACTTTATTTTATTTCAGAAGTTCGTAAATACATACGTGAAAGAACTAGACAGTAG
- a CDS encoding valine--tRNA ligase — MSNTEKNLATKYDHMSVEEGLYKWWLDGKYFEAKGDTEKQPYTIVIPPPNVTGKLHLGHAWDTTLQDILTRTKRMQGYDVLYLPGMDHAGIATQAKVEGKLREEGISRYDLGREKFLEKAWEWKEEYASHIRQQWGKVGLGLDYSRERFTLDEGLSDAVNKVFVQLYEKGLIYRGEYIINWDPATRTALSDIEVIHKDVQGAFYHMNYPLTDGSGHIRLATTRPETMLGDTAVAVHPEDDRYKHLIGKTVTLPIVGREIPIIADEYVEKDFGTGVVKITPAHDPNDFEVGNRHDLPRILVMNEDGTMNEKAGKYNGMDRFECRKQLVKDLQEAGVLVEIEPHMHAVGHSERSGAVVEPYLSTQWFVKMAPLAEKAVALQQKEEKVTFVPDRFENTYLRWMENIHDWCISRQLWWGHRIPAWYHKETGEVYVGTEAPADIENWNQDNDVLDTWFSSALWPFSTLGWPNEDAADFKHYYSTDVLVTGYDIIFFWVSRMIFQGLEFTGERPFKDVLIHGLVRDEQGRKMSKSLGNGIDPMDVIEKYGADAMRFFLSTGGAPGQDLRFSMEKVESTWNFINKIWNASRFVLMNMDDMKYEDIDLTGEKSVADKWILTRLNETIESVTRNIDKYELGEVGRALYNFIWDDFCDWYIEMAKLPLYGEDEAAKKTTRSVLAYVLDQTMRLLHPFMPFVTEKIWQHLPHEGESITVAAWPTVREDLQDKEAAAEMHLLVDIIRSVRNIRAEVNTPMSKKVQLQIKAKDEAVLAQLTKNSSYIERFCNPSELTIQTDLQAPEKAMTAIVSGAELFLPLADLINLDEEKARLEKELEKFDKEVERVQKKLANQGFVAKAPATVIEGERAKEQDYLEKREAVRQRLADLQK; from the coding sequence ATGTCAAACACGGAAAAGAATTTAGCAACTAAATATGATCATATGTCCGTTGAAGAAGGCCTTTATAAATGGTGGCTTGATGGCAAATATTTCGAAGCAAAAGGAGATACAGAAAAACAGCCGTATACGATTGTAATTCCGCCTCCAAACGTAACGGGTAAGTTGCATTTAGGTCATGCTTGGGATACAACGCTTCAAGATATTTTAACGCGTACAAAGCGTATGCAAGGTTATGATGTATTATATCTTCCAGGAATGGACCACGCTGGTATTGCAACGCAAGCAAAAGTAGAGGGGAAACTTCGTGAAGAAGGTATTTCACGTTACGATCTTGGCCGTGAGAAATTCCTTGAAAAAGCATGGGAATGGAAAGAAGAATATGCTTCTCACATTCGTCAGCAGTGGGGAAAAGTTGGTTTAGGGTTAGATTACTCTCGTGAGCGTTTTACATTAGACGAAGGTTTATCTGATGCGGTTAATAAAGTATTCGTTCAATTATACGAAAAAGGCTTAATTTACCGCGGAGAATACATTATTAACTGGGATCCAGCAACGCGTACTGCCCTTTCTGATATTGAAGTAATCCATAAAGATGTTCAAGGTGCATTCTACCATATGAACTATCCATTAACAGACGGTTCTGGTCACATTCGTCTTGCGACAACTCGTCCAGAAACAATGCTTGGTGATACAGCAGTAGCGGTTCATCCAGAAGATGATCGTTACAAACATTTAATCGGAAAAACAGTTACACTTCCAATCGTAGGCCGTGAAATTCCGATTATTGCAGACGAGTATGTAGAAAAAGATTTCGGAACAGGTGTTGTGAAAATCACACCAGCTCATGACCCGAATGACTTTGAAGTAGGTAACCGTCATGACCTACCACGCATTCTAGTAATGAATGAAGATGGTACAATGAATGAAAAAGCTGGTAAATATAACGGTATGGATCGTTTTGAATGCCGTAAACAATTAGTAAAAGACTTGCAAGAAGCAGGCGTATTAGTAGAAATCGAGCCTCATATGCATGCGGTTGGTCATAGTGAACGTAGCGGAGCAGTTGTTGAGCCTTATTTATCAACACAATGGTTCGTAAAAATGGCACCACTTGCAGAAAAGGCAGTTGCATTACAACAAAAAGAAGAAAAAGTAACGTTCGTACCAGATCGTTTCGAGAACACATACTTACGCTGGATGGAAAATATTCATGACTGGTGTATTTCTCGTCAATTATGGTGGGGACACCGCATCCCAGCTTGGTATCATAAAGAAACTGGTGAAGTATACGTAGGTACAGAAGCACCAGCAGATATCGAAAACTGGAATCAAGATAATGACGTACTTGATACATGGTTTAGCTCAGCGCTATGGCCGTTCTCAACACTTGGTTGGCCAAATGAAGATGCAGCAGACTTCAAGCATTACTATTCAACAGACGTTCTTGTAACTGGTTATGATATTATCTTCTTCTGGGTATCTCGTATGATTTTCCAAGGTTTAGAGTTTACAGGAGAGCGTCCATTTAAAGACGTATTGATTCACGGTCTTGTTCGTGACGAGCAGGGGCGTAAAATGAGTAAGTCTCTTGGTAACGGTATTGATCCAATGGATGTTATTGAAAAGTACGGTGCAGATGCAATGCGCTTCTTCTTATCAACAGGAGGTGCACCAGGTCAAGATTTACGCTTCAGCATGGAGAAAGTAGAATCTACTTGGAACTTCATTAATAAAATTTGGAACGCGTCACGCTTCGTGTTAATGAACATGGATGACATGAAGTACGAAGACATCGATTTAACTGGTGAAAAATCAGTTGCAGATAAGTGGATTTTAACTCGCTTAAATGAAACAATTGAAAGTGTAACGCGTAATATTGATAAGTATGAACTAGGTGAAGTTGGCCGTGCATTATACAACTTCATTTGGGATGATTTCTGTGACTGGTACATTGAAATGGCGAAGCTTCCATTATACGGTGAAGATGAAGCAGCGAAGAAAACAACTCGTTCTGTTTTAGCATATGTACTAGATCAAACGATGCGTTTATTACACCCATTCATGCCATTCGTAACAGAGAAAATTTGGCAACACTTACCTCATGAAGGTGAATCTATTACAGTAGCAGCATGGCCAACAGTTCGCGAAGATTTACAAGATAAAGAAGCAGCGGCAGAAATGCACCTTCTTGTTGATATCATCCGCTCTGTTCGTAACATTCGTGCTGAAGTAAATACGCCAATGAGCAAAAAAGTTCAATTGCAAATTAAAGCAAAAGACGAAGCGGTACTAGCACAACTTACGAAAAACAGTTCTTACATCGAGCGTTTCTGTAATCCAAGTGAATTAACAATTCAAACGGATTTACAAGCACCAGAAAAAGCGATGACTGCAATTGTATCAGGTGCAGAGCTATTCTTACCGTTAGCAGATCTTATCAATCTTGATGAAGAGAAAGCACGTCTTGAAAAAGAACTTGAGAAGTTCGATAAAGAAGTAGAACGCGTACAGAAGAAACTTGCAAACCAAGGTTTCGTAGCAAAAGCTCCAGCAACAGTTATTGAAGGAGAGCGTGCGAAAGAGCAAGATTATCTAGAAAAACGTGAAGCAGTTCGCCAACGTCTAGCTGATCTTCAAAAATAA
- the ysxE gene encoding spore coat protein YsxE: MDMELRDRYSPILQRYQLAPEHMEEHGNVIKIYTNQGPYALKKLPTQRLERNNLMYHVQFLREKGFTHYAPIYHAVDGRHILSDGTYNYYLMPWLQQAEGNGEENDQYHKMFQTLATLHQRTVKEETYTEEALEKHYTNVSDRWEQDGNLLEQFLVESEAKWYMSPFELQYCTYFHHVLRAREFATKQLTEWHEAMKEKEKTRVSFIHGNVSMNHFLFDHERNGYFISLERSQFATPVQDLVRFYSRSLNTYPIARNDRYEWYQVYQKYFPFTKEEQLLMFAYLAYPSPFIQQIHSYTNTKNNRNDKNELQGVKMLQQTHWLVSNIEYFVSQLQATQQQGNE, encoded by the coding sequence ATGGATATGGAATTGCGAGATCGTTATTCACCAATATTACAGCGATATCAATTGGCTCCTGAACATATGGAAGAGCACGGGAATGTCATAAAAATTTATACGAATCAAGGTCCATATGCATTGAAAAAATTACCGACTCAGCGTTTAGAACGAAATAATTTAATGTATCATGTTCAATTTTTACGTGAAAAGGGATTTACACATTATGCACCGATTTACCATGCTGTAGATGGCAGACATATTTTGAGTGATGGGACATATAATTATTATTTAATGCCTTGGCTACAGCAAGCTGAGGGAAATGGAGAGGAAAATGATCAATATCATAAAATGTTTCAGACACTAGCAACGCTTCATCAAAGAACGGTGAAAGAGGAAACATATACGGAAGAAGCGCTAGAGAAGCATTATACGAATGTATCCGATCGCTGGGAGCAAGATGGAAATTTGTTAGAGCAATTTCTTGTAGAGTCTGAAGCAAAATGGTATATGTCTCCGTTTGAATTACAATATTGTACGTATTTCCATCATGTACTCCGTGCACGTGAATTTGCAACGAAACAGTTAACAGAGTGGCATGAAGCGATGAAAGAGAAAGAAAAAACAAGAGTTTCTTTTATACATGGAAATGTATCGATGAATCATTTTTTATTTGATCATGAACGAAATGGTTATTTTATTAGTTTGGAACGGTCGCAATTTGCAACGCCAGTTCAAGACCTTGTCCGTTTTTACTCCCGCTCGCTTAACACGTATCCGATTGCGAGAAATGACCGCTATGAATGGTATCAAGTGTACCAAAAATATTTTCCGTTTACAAAAGAGGAGCAATTACTTATGTTTGCTTATTTGGCGTATCCATCCCCGTTTATTCAGCAAATCCATTCCTATACAAATACAAAAAATAACCGCAATGACAAAAATGAACTACAGGGCGTGAAAATGTTACAACAAACACATTGGCTAGTAAGTAATATAGAATATTTTGTTTCGCAGTTACAAGCCACGCAGCAGCAAGGAAATGAATAA